A genomic segment from Armatimonadota bacterium encodes:
- a CDS encoding GNAT family N-acetyltransferase produces MAAPSTPHGADPESSCHVSCEILVDLWRDLLQRGLEVSLPLWGHSMVPTLLPGDTIHVVRCPDRPPVGAVVVILGRPVFAHRVLATGRRNGRELVVTSGDRFPHRADGVNDSSLILGRVVAVTRAGTRSDVPAVMPGLFPRIKAWWFLATHERGDWVGRCLVWLREVLRGPAKRLLMGTRDLLASARSRPLIGALVRRVWPDLGSRCEVVVADSGPGETAVMATLFAVWRGAVVGRLSLGVPSWAVGDPNHLWIDGVHTSRRVRRRGISSRLHREAMRKAREMGYSAVAALVAVTNLPERRLLEGLGFREITSGPLADGVRTLNAQYPDSVPFCVMLADLSDESGSRSSPA; encoded by the coding sequence ATGGCCGCGCCTTCGACGCCCCACGGCGCTGACCCCGAATCATCGTGCCACGTGTCGTGCGAGATTCTGGTGGATCTGTGGCGCGACCTGTTGCAGCGAGGTCTCGAGGTCTCGCTGCCCCTGTGGGGCCACAGTATGGTCCCGACTCTTCTCCCTGGTGATACTATCCACGTCGTGAGATGCCCGGATCGACCCCCTGTCGGGGCGGTGGTGGTGATTCTCGGAAGGCCGGTCTTCGCTCACCGCGTCCTGGCGACGGGCCGCCGCAATGGACGCGAGCTGGTCGTCACCTCCGGCGACAGATTCCCCCATCGCGCTGATGGTGTGAACGACAGCAGCCTGATTCTGGGCCGGGTGGTCGCTGTCACGCGCGCGGGAACTCGCAGTGATGTTCCGGCGGTCATGCCGGGGCTGTTCCCGCGCATCAAGGCCTGGTGGTTCCTGGCCACACATGAGCGAGGGGACTGGGTGGGACGGTGTCTGGTCTGGTTGCGCGAGGTACTCCGGGGCCCGGCGAAGCGTCTATTGATGGGAACGCGTGATCTACTGGCGTCAGCGCGCAGCCGGCCGTTGATCGGGGCCCTCGTACGCCGCGTATGGCCGGACCTGGGGAGCCGCTGCGAGGTTGTGGTGGCAGATTCGGGGCCAGGTGAGACCGCCGTTATGGCCACGCTGTTTGCCGTGTGGCGAGGCGCAGTGGTCGGCAGGCTATCTCTCGGAGTACCGAGTTGGGCCGTGGGTGACCCCAATCACCTCTGGATTGACGGTGTGCATACGAGCCGCCGGGTCAGGCGCAGGGGCATCTCAAGCAGGCTGCACCGCGAAGCCATGCGCAAGGCGCGAGAGATGGGCTACAGCGCGGTAGCGGCTCTTGTCGCGGTGACCAACTTGCCCGAGCGCCGACTCCTGGAGGGTCTCGGGTTTCGGGAGATCACAAGCGGCCCGCTGGCCGATGGCGTCCGCACCCTGAACGCGCAGTATCCCGACAGCGTGCCGTTCTGCGTGATGCTCGCGGATCTCAGCGACGAATCGGGTTCGCGGAGCAGTCCGGCCTGA